A section of the Zygosaccharomyces rouxii strain CBS732 chromosome B complete sequence genome encodes:
- the SSS1 gene encoding translocon subunit SSS1 (similar to uniprot|P35179 Saccharomyces cerevisiae YDR086C SSS1 Subunit of the Sec61p ER translocation complex (Sec61p-Sss1p-Sbh1p) involved in transfer of secretory precursors through the endoplasmic reticulum membrane endoplasmic reticulum protein that is part of the Sec61 trimeric complex and the Ssh1 trimeric complex), translating into MAKPVEKSENNQIDKLAEAPLEFVKEGSQFLNKCKKPDTKEYVKIVRAVGIGFVSVGVIGYAIKLIHIPIRYLIV; encoded by the coding sequence ATGGCCAAACCTGTTGAGAAATCTGAAAACAACCAAATTGACAAATTGGCAGAAGCTCCACTAGAGTTCGTCAAAGAAGGATCACAATTCCTTAACAAGTGTAAAAAGCCTGACACGAAGGAATACGTCAAAATTGTGAGAGCTGTTGGTATTGGCTTTGTTTCAGTCGGTGTGATTGGTTATGCCATCAAACTAATCCACATTCCAATTAGATACCTAATCGTGTAG
- the BUR6 gene encoding negative cofactor 2 transcription regulator complex subunit BUR6 (similar to uniprot|P40096 Saccharomyces cerevisiae YER159C BUR6 Protein that forms a heterodimeric histone-fold NC2 general transcription regulator complex with Ydr1p that binds to TBP and represses RNA pol II transcription during assembly of the preinitiation complex homologous to human NC2alpha), which translates to MDENVMEDQNQLADAVAPATEAEMTTTTTTTTKVPDEKAVMELQDVFDKIKTHFPPAKVKKIMQTDEDIGKVSQATPVIAGRSLEFFIALLVKRSSDTARRLGCKRISGEVMKETILTDEKFDFLRENVCGEKFEAEGDDQDQDSSMNE; encoded by the coding sequence ATGGATGAAAACGTCATGGAAGACCAAAACCAATTAGCGGATGCAGTCGCACCTGCCACCGAAGCTGAGATgactactactactactacaaCGACCAAAGTACCTGATGAGAAGGCCGTTATGGAATTACAAGACGTGTTTGATAAGATTAAAACTCACTTCCCGCCAGCCAAAGTAAAGAAAATAATGCAAACTGACGAGGATATCGGCAAAGTTTCACAAGCAACGCCTGTAATCGCTGGCAGATCCctagaatttttcatcgCACTCCTGGTCAAGCGTAGTAGCGACACGGCAAGAAGATTAGGCTGTAAGAGAATTAGCGGTGAAGTAATGAAGGAAACCATCTTGacagatgaaaaattcgatTTCTTAAGAGAAAATGTATGTGGAGAAAAATTCGAAGCTGAAGGTGATGATCAAGACCAAGATTCCTCAATGAACGAGTGA
- the RRP1 gene encoding Rrp1p (similar to uniprot|P35178 Saccharomyces cerevisiae YDR087C RRP1 involved in processing rRNA precursor species to mature rRNAs involved in rRNA processing) has translation MDTSAFVKQLGSNSKPIRDNALEKLQKYLTSKPAKQSKQMQYNKLWKGLYFAMWFSDRPRPQQRLANELAELHMLYLQDKNKNKDDDELTLNDQAFIKFSRAFWKIMVMEWLQIDRYRLDKYLLLMRRVLYNQLKYLQSRDWSSKLVDTYLEKVMKRIPLSGSPKVSNGIPIHIMDILLDEWQRLFEGEQQSQFVELLSETPLKSFLAIFKELLSNVDNSKVLRNKIKRDFLRDERWGQWGIDVGLPKKADKDGEEEDDDEEEAEEWHGF, from the coding sequence ATGGATACCTCAGCATTTGTGAAGCAGTTGGGTTCCAATAGCAAGCCCATCAGGGATAATGCTTTAGAGAAACTTCAAAAGTACTTAACATCCAAGCCGGCAAAGCAGTCGAAGCAGATGCAGTACAACAAGTTGTGGAAAGGTCTTTATTTTGCCATGTGGTTCAGCGATCGTCCAAGACCACAACAGAGACTAGCTAACGAGCTGGCGGAATTGCATATGCTCTACCTGCAagacaagaacaagaataagGATGACGATGAGCTGACATTAAACGATCAAGCATTCATCAAGTTCAGCCGCgcattttggaaaatcaTGGTAATGGAGTGGCTTCAAATTGACAGGTACCGTTTGGATAAGTACTTATTACTTATGAGAAGAGTTCTGTACAACCAACTAAAATACTTACAATCAAGAGATTGGTCCTCCAAATTAGTCGACActtatttggaaaaagtgATGAAACGCATACCATTAAGCGGATCACCCAAAGTGTCCAATGGTATCCCAATACACATTATGGATATTCTTTTAGATGAATGGCAAAGGCTTTTTGAAGGTGAACAACAATCACAGTTTGTTGAATTGCTCAGTGAAACGCCtttgaaatcatttttagcaattttcaaagaattgttgtCCAATGTAGATAACAGTAAGGTGCTAAGAAACAAGATTAAGAGAGATTTTCTGAGAGATGAGAGATGGGGCCAATGGGGGATTGACGTTGGATTGCCCAAGAAAGCAGACAAAGAcggagaagaagaagacgacgatgaggaagaagctgaagagTGGCATGGATTTTAG